A segment of the uncultured Desulfobulbus sp. genome:
TGGCCACCGGAGCGGCAGGACTTGAAAAGTTGCAGGGAAAACGGCTTGATCTGGTGATCGTCGACGAGCAACTCGACGACATGAGCGGTATCGACTTTGTCAAGCAGTTCGTCAATGTTAACCCATTGGCCAACACCACCATCGTCGGCTCCCTGCCCGATGAAGAGTTTCATGAAGTGACCGAGGGATTGGGCGTGTTGATGCAACTGCCGTCCCAACCGGGTAAGGCGGATGCGGAAAAACTGCTCGCCGTCCTGGAAAAAATAAGCGGCCTGCTTACAACGCCCACGCCCAAGGCCGTCTCATGATTATTTCCATAGCTTCCGGAAAGGGCGGCACCGGAAAAACCACGATATCGACCAACTTGGCCCTCGCCCTTGGCGCCCGGGTCGAACTCCTGGACTGCGACGTTGAAGAGCCCAATGCCCATCTCTTCCTCAAGCCAGAGATCAAACGAAGCGAAAAGGTCGACACGCCGGTTCCACAGGTGGATTTAAGCAAGTGCACCTTCTGCAAAAAATGCCAGGAGATCTGCCGCTTCAATGCCCTGGCCGTGGTCGGCGAGCAGGTACTGGTCTTTGCCGAACTC
Coding sequences within it:
- a CDS encoding response regulator, which codes for MTIVFVAKDFSRFSVLVDRLKQEQDVELVPVATGAAGLEKLQGKRLDLVIVDEQLDDMSGIDFVKQFVNVNPLANTTIVGSLPDEEFHEVTEGLGVLMQLPSQPGKADAEKLLAVLEKISGLLTTPTPKAVS